One stretch of Paroedura picta isolate Pp20150507F chromosome 13, Ppicta_v3.0, whole genome shotgun sequence DNA includes these proteins:
- the IRS4 gene encoding insulin receptor substrate 4, with product MASGTAGADGEGSCPALDARDGAATPHTGPAADGQGGDATRLAVAVPAEEDQELAESSPVAPPAQPPHPLMLLLRRSPSTSLCLVQEEDAALTADGAAGRSGPVPGGRGVPSAASGRGAPPAPTASTPGTSSGEDVRKCGYLRKQKHGHKRYFVLRAESHLAPARLEYYDSEKKFKSSLRAAVGNVTVCCPPPKRVIPLYQCFTVSRRADAKHKHIIALYTKDEYFAMLAENEAEQEGWYQAISELMSQSKRGFLEQEDQADQLLDDDDEHYGTALRPGTVFKEVWQVNVKPKGLGQTKNLTGVYRLCLSSKSIHLVKLNSEVPSVHLQLMNIRRCGHSENFFFIEVGRSASIGPGELWMQVDDSVVAQNMHETFLETMKALKAFSEFRPRSKSQSSGGGSSTNPISFITTRRHLGNLPPSQTGLQRRSRTESVTGGTPPTTKNSNSYRFRTSSEGEGTMTRPFRSVTGSLIHLNTARMNLGRQEGSGRYVRAAFTSSYHARSASLPVSHFPSTTSPISVSSSSGHGSASDTLVRPSSSSVCGSPSDGGFISSDEYGSSPGDFRYFRVRSNTPDSLGNTPPIREENCLSEYMSMSKQQLDNGSRDDIRQAEKCIRKRTYSLTKPASTPAQQKTAQNEASLDEDSVGSHGHLPCSESPKLKDSPDPEYGEAPLDSGYNQNRNKGRDDGYMPMMPGVASSLASNNDYLPMTPKNTSVPKQINNSWSSSQADSRGYMMMFPRTVSSPVRSPLTGFNSKSGTDKLANNEYMDMSPGNSAAPKLPSDPNYMHTSASSKGFGSYFSLPRSFKSLSGQNGEHNEYVPMSSPGKLLYGVSENGKSANEVLTNGLSKSSSIIKASDEGLTQTRVTRPTRLPLGTRGSNTIPRMYDRTIPLEPSSPGEYINIDFGEKASNTPYSLSAEGSPSSLGSNSDHRQSPLSDYMSVDLDVQSPKAAKERSSSLDISVYASSSIPRNQPDANYTRLSFGTACVSAASGRIDDYTEMTFSMAATPPGPFASESKNGLKMDSPPSIVNRLCIVDQYAGNSDFPVPSPEPPVVPKVIRADPQGRRRHSSETFSSAATVTTSSSLFTDSSKRHSSASFDNVWLKPEEHISDSHESKMSRDTSTGFQNGLNYIALNLRENSLNCEESPSTPNCHLQNGTLNLESGVYVSIDFSRSDGLKCNAARKD from the coding sequence ATGGCGAGTGGGACGGCCGGTGCCGACGGGGAAGGTTCCTGCCCGGCGCTGGACGCCAGAGACGGGGCTGCGACTCCCCACACCGGCCCCGCCGCCGACGGCCAGGGAGGCGACGCGACCAGGCTTGCTGTGGCTGTTCCCGCTGAGGAGGACCAGGAGCTGGCCGAGAGCTCCCCCGTCGCGCCCCCCGCTCAGCCCCCCCATCCCCTGATGCTGCTGCTGAGGAGATCCCCCAGCACCTCCCTCTGCCTGGTCCAAGAAGAAGATGCTGCCCTGACCGCTGACGGCGCTGCGGGGCGAAGCGGACCCGTCCCTGGGGGCCGGGGTGTTCCTTCTGCAGCTTCTGGACGGGGAGCCCCCCCTGCGCCAACGGCCAGCACCCCCGGGACCTCATCGGGAGAGGATGTGCGGAAATGCGGCTACCTGAGGAAGCAGAAGCATGGCCACAAGCGCTACTTTGTGCTGCGGGCGGAAAGTCACCTGGCCCCGGCCAGGTTGGAGTACTACGACAGTGAGAAGAAATTCAAGAGCAGCTTGAGGGCGGCGGTGGGGAATGTGACCgtctgctgcccccctcccaagcggGTAATCCCTCTCTACCAGTGCTTCACCGTCAGCAGGAGGGCAGATGCCAAGCACAAGCACATCATTGCCCTGTATACCAAGGATGAGTATTTTGCTATGTTGGCTGAGAACGAGGCAGAGCAGGAGGGCTGGTATCAGGCAATCAGTGAGCTTATGAGTCAGAGCAAGAGGGGGTTCTTGGAGCAGGAAGACCAGGCTGATCAGCtgctagatgatgatgatgagcatTATGGAACGGCTCTTAGGCCAGGCACTGTGTTCAAGGAAGTCTGGCAAGTCAATGTGAAGCCTAAGGGACTGGGGCAGACAAAGAACTTGACTGGGGTGTACAGGTTGTGCCTCTCTAGTAAGTCCATCCACCTTGTCAAACTGAATTCTGAGGTACCTTCTGTCCACTTACAGCTGATGAACATCCGTCGGTGTGGGCATTCGGAAAATTTCTTTTTCATTGAGGTGGGCAGGTCTGCATCCATTGGGCCGGGTGAGCTGTGGATGCAAGTGGATGATTCAGTGGTTGCTCAGAATATGCATGAAACTTTCCTAGAAACCATGAAAGCCTTGAAAGCTTTTTCTGAGTTCAGACCTCGTAGCAAGAGCCAGTCATCTGGTGGTGGTAGCAGTACTAACCCCATTTCATTCATCACTACCAGGAGGCACCTAGGCAACCTACCACCCAGCCAGACAGGCTTACAGAGAAGATCCAGAACTGAAAGTGTTACTGGAGGGACTCCTCCCACCACCAAGAACAGTAATTCTTATCGATTCAGAACTTCTAGTGAAGGAGAGGGTACGATGACCAGACCATTTAGGTCAGTGACTGGGAGTCTCATTCATTTGAATACAGCACGGATGAATTTAGGACGACAAGAAGGGAGTGGACGATATGTTAGAGCAGCATTTACCTCTTCCTATCATGCCAGGTCTGCCTCTCTGCCAGTATCTCATTTTCCTTCCACTACTAGCCCCATCAGCGTTTCTTCAAGTAGCGGCCATGGATCTGCTTCAGATACTCTTGTAAGGCCTTCCAGTTCATCTGTCTGTGGTTCCCCAAGTGATGGAGGCTTTATTTCTTCGGATGAATATGGTTCCAGCCCTGGAGACTTCCGTTACTTTCGTGTGAGGAGTAATACTCCAGATTCTTTGGGTAATACGCCACCTATTCGAGAGGAGAACTGTTTAAGTGAGTACATGTCTATGAGCAAACAGCAATTGGATAACGGCTCCAGAGATGATATCCGGCAAGCTGAAAAATGCATTAGAAAAAGAACTTACTCTTTAACAAAACCTGCTTCTACGCCAGCACAGCAGAAAACAGCCCAAAATGAAGCTTCCTTAGATGAGGACTCTGTTGGAAGCCATGGACATTTGCCCTGTTCTGAGTCGCCAAAACTTAAAGATAGTCCTGATCCAGAATATGGAGAGGCTCCCCTTGATTCTGGATATAATCAAAACAGGAATAAAGGCAGAGATGATGGATACATGCCTATGATGCCAGGAGTTGCATCGTCTCTTGCAAGCAACAATGATTATCTACCAATGACTCCTAAAAACACATCTGTACCAAAACAGATAAACAATTCTTGGTCATCATCTCAGGCTGATTCCAGAGGATACATGATGATGTTTCCCAGAACTGTCTCTTCACCAGTCAGAAGTCCTTTGACTGGATTTAATTCTAAAAGTGGTACTGACAAGCTGGCAAACAATGAGTATATGGATATGTCGCCTGGAAACTCAGCTGCTCCAAAGCTACCAAGTGATCCAAATTACATGCACACCAGTGCTAGTTCAAAAGGTTTTGGCTCTTACTTTTCTCTCCCACGAAGCTTTAAGAGTTTATCAGGACAAAATGGTGAGCATAATGAATATGTTCCAATGTCGTCACCTGGGAAATTATTGTATGGAGTCTCTGAAAATGGTAAAAGTGCCAATGAAGTTCTGACTAATGGCCTTTCCAAGTCATCATCCATCATAAAAGCTTCAGATGAAGGCCTTACGCAGACCAGGGTTACTAGGCCTACAAGACTTCCACTAGGTACTAGAGGTAGTAACACTATACCAAGAATGTATGACCGTACAATTCCACTGGAGCCATCAAGTCCTGGTGAATATATAAACATAGACTTTGGTGAAAAAGCAAGTAATACGCCATACTCTCTATCTGCAGAAGGATCTCCATCATCTCTTGGCTCCAATAGTGACCACAGGCAGTCTCCACTGTCTGACTACATGAGTGTCGATCTGGATGTTCAGTCACCAAAAGCAGCAAAAGAACGGTCTAGTTCCTTAGACATTTCAGTTTATGCAAGCTCTAGTATCCCTAGAAACCAGCCTGATGCTAATTATACTAGGCTCTCATTTGGTACTGCTTGCGTTAGTGCAGCAAGTGGTAGGATTGATGACTACACTGAGATGACCTTCAGCATGGCAGCAACACCACCTGGGCCATTTGCCTCAGAAAGCAAAAATGGCTTGAAGATGGATAGCCCTCCTTCCATCGTTAACCGATTGTGCATTGTTGACCAATATGCTGGTAACAGTGACTTCCCTGTTCCTAGCCCTGAACCTCCAGTGGTCCCTAAAGTCATTCGTGCTGACCCGCAAGGAAGGAGGCGACATAGCTCCGAAACTTTCTCTTCTGCTGCCACTGTGAccacttcctcctctctctttactGACAGTAGTAAAAGGCACAGCTCTGCCTCTTTTGACAATGTATGGTTGAAACCTGAAGAACACATTTCAGACAGCCATGAAAGCAAGATGTCCAGAGATACGTCAACTGGATTTCAGAATGGCTTAAACTATATAGCTCTGAATTTACGAGAGAATTCTCTAAACTGTGAGGAGAGCCCTAGTACGCCCAATTGCCATCTCCAAAATGGTACTTTGAATCTGGAAAGTGGAGTATATGTAAGCATAGACTTCAGCAGATCAGATGGCCTGAAGTGCAACGCTGCAAGAAAAG